Below is a genomic region from Populus trichocarpa isolate Nisqually-1 chromosome 15, P.trichocarpa_v4.1, whole genome shotgun sequence.
AATCATGGAAGTGTATGTATGCACGTTTGGTTTGTAATCATCACTCCTAACAAGCTTAAGGAACAACCTAAATGCCTTTTCAGTCCACCCCTTCTTACACAACCCATCAATCAAGGCCGTGTGCGTATATACATTCGGTTTCCAACCTTTCTTAACCATTTCCTCCAACATCTCAAACGCTTGCTTAATGCTACCCCTCTTGCACAACCCATTAATCAACGAtgtaaaatttatcaaatttggttttaaaCCCAATTCCACCCACTtatcaaaataccaaaacactCTACTCGCAAAACCCTTCTCACAAAACGTGCTAATCATCAAAGTACAAGTCGCATTATCAACAACAAAACCTCTACGGACCATATCCTTTAACCACCTATCCGTGTCAGAAATCCTCCCCATCCTACAATAAGCAATAGCCATCAACTTATAGCTTACAGAATCAGGACAAACCCCTCTCACgcgcatttcatcaaacacgtTCTCTGCATAATCAACCAACCCCATTTCACCAGCAACACCAGTAACACAATTCAAAGTCCTAACAGTCAAAACCAACCCATGATTTTCCATTTCAATAACCATATTAACAGCCTCCTGAAACTTCCCAATCTCAGCAAAAACCCTCACCATACAATCCATAACTTCATGGGCTCTCTCAAAATTCTCATTACCAATAAAAGAAGTTGCACAAACAATATAAAACCTCATAAAGTACCTAAATTTAGGAAACCCAATTGCCCAATTGAAAAAACTCAATGCCACCATTGACCCTGCCTCACTTGCCAGTGAAGCAACAACAGTAATAGCCTGTTCATGGGTTAATGAATCAGGATTTACAGAAAGATTGAGACTTGGAGATTGCAACAGTCTCACATGTGGGGTTTGTTGGGAGTAAGATTCACAGACAAGTGAACAAATTGATCTAACAGGAGAATGCTGCTGTAAATGTTGTTTTTGCGGTGGTGGTGAAATTGGGGTGTTGCACCCATTGTTGATGTTGTTGTCATTGAGGTTATTATCAGTACTGTTGTGGTAGTAACATAGTATTTTGAGAGGTGTGTAAGATACAGGATTGAGTGAGGGTTTGGCTTTGAGTCCATGAAATTTGAGAGTGAAAAAAGACAACATCAAAGGTTTAATGTCTAGTGCGTGCGTGTGTGAATATCTGAAGAGAAGTAGTTCATAAAATTGGCATTGaggttaaattatttaaacagTCCCTAAATCTTGCAAGTTCCTTCAATTGCCCTCTAATTGTTTGAATTGCCTCATTcatgt
It encodes:
- the LOC7476719 gene encoding pentatricopeptide repeat-containing protein At4g19890, encoding MLSFFTLKFHGLKAKPSLNPVSYTPLKILCYYHNSTDNNLNDNNINNGCNTPISPPPQKQHLQQHSPVRSICSLVCESYSQQTPHVRLLQSPSLNLSVNPDSLTHEQAITVVASLASEAGSMVALSFFNWAIGFPKFRYFMRFYIVCATSFIGNENFERAHEVMDCMVRVFAEIGKFQEAVNMVIEMENHGLVLTVRTLNCVTGVAGEMGLVDYAENVFDEMRVRGVCPDSVSYKLMAIAYCRMGRISDTDRWLKDMVRRGFVVDNATCTLMISTFCEKGFASRVFWYFDKWVELGLKPNLINFTSLINGLCKRGSIKQAFEMLEEMVKKGWKPNVYTHTALIDGLCKKGWTEKAFRLFLKLVRSDDYKPNVHTYTSMIHGYCKEDKLNRAEMLLSRMKEQGLVPNTKTYTCLIDGHSKAGNFEKAYELMDLMGKEGFSANIFTYNAFIDSLCKKGRFLEACKLLKKGFRLGLQADTVTYTILISELCRRADTREALVFFSKMFKAGVQPDMHTYNTLIAAFSRQRRMEESEKLFAEAVGLGLVPTKETYTSMICGYCRDRNVSLALKFFKRMSDHGCTPDSLTYGALISGLCKESKLDEACQLYEAMVDKGLSPCEVTRLTLAYEYCKQDDSATAMVILERLDKKLWIRTVNTLIRKLCSERKVGMAVLFFHKLLDKDQNVDRVTLTAFTTACYESNKYALVSDLSERISKGIG